Part of the Caretta caretta isolate rCarCar2 chromosome 7, rCarCar1.hap1, whole genome shotgun sequence genome is shown below.
ATGGCTTgataccagggctgggactggttTAAAGACTGCAGACACACATGACTAGAAGGGTCACCTGCAAGAGGTGGGTGCCAGAAGGTTACAGGAGGCATTAGAAGTTTTGATAAGTTTGGCAAAAACTTCCTGTAGTAGTTCAGTAAGCCTTCAGCTCTGAAATATTTGTAGGTGCTGGGGCATCCCAAATTGCTTTCACTTAATCTCTGACTGGGTGTAGCCCCTGGGCATCCACTTTATAACCCACAAATATCACTTCATGTGCCAGGAGGGAACACTTACCCCTTTTTAGGCACACACCTGCTTCCTTTAGCCTACTGAGCACATCTGCTAGATGTTGTAAGTGTTCTGTGTCTGTGGTAGCTGTGATTAGTATATCATCCAGATATACCGCCACATGTGAAACTCCCTGGTCAATCTATCCATGGTTCTTTAGAAACCAGCAGGGGCTGAGGACACATCAAAAGGTAACCAATTATATTTCAACAGTCCTTTGTGAGGATTTACACAGACGTACTGCTTGGACTCTTCTTCCAGGGTGATCTGTTGGTAGGCACAGCTCATATCTAATTTTGTGAACAATTGCCCTCCTGCTCAAACTGCAAACAGATCCTCAGTTTTTGGAACTGGTTATTGTTCTAACTTGAGACTCTAAGTACAGTTAACTTACAGTCCCAGGATAGGCATATGGAGCCATGTGGCTTCAACACTGGTACTACTGGCACAGTCCATTCAACAAACAGCACAGTTTCAATAATGCCAGTTGCCTGTAATCTTTTTCACTCAAATTCAACTTTTTGTTTCATGGCAAAGGGCACAGACCTGGGCTTGAAATTACAAGGTGTGACATTTGGGTTTATGTAGATTTTAGAAGTAGTGCCTTTTAAAGTGCCCAGTTCATCTTTAAATACTTCCTATAGGTATTTAAAACAGTTTCCAGAGCTAGATCATCTTCGGATTTCAAGTGATGCACTTTCTCTCTCCAGTTCAGTCAGCCAACCATCCTTTACTAAGCAAGTTAGGGCTAATGCCTGCGACCACGAGCAAAGGTAGATACCTTTCTTGGTTCTGGTGGCTCAGCTTCACCTTGGTGGCTCCCAGCATCTTTACTACTTCTCTAGTGTAGATATTTAATTTTATCCTACATGTCTGCAATGATAGTGGTTCACTGTCTTTCCACAATGTCTCATATGCTTTTTGGTTCACAATAGTCATACTGCATCCCGTGTCGAGTTCCAattctacattttttttcatttacaatcAACCCAATATGAATGCTTTAGGAATATTTGCTtccattttttccatttgcttcCATTCCATTTGCTATAGGTAGTATAAGCTACTTCCTCTTCTTTTTCACTACTTTCCTCCTTCGGTATATGGAAGGTACCATGGCTATGAGGCTGTTTTTTATTGTGGTTTTGGGATTCCGCTTTCTTGGGTTGTTTCGACACACTCTTCGAATGTGCTCAGTCAATCTGCAAATGTGACATGTTTCATGTTTAAATCTGAAAGCCATTAGGGTGTGTTTGCCTCCACAATGACAACACTCTCTGCTAGCTGATTGGATCTGTTTCCCAGGCTGCCTTGCAATTTTGTACATAGTACCATGCCTTTCCTGCATGCTATTTCCAGCTCCCCCAGCTCTTGTAGCTTGGGTTTGTAAATCCTGTACATTTTTTATTTGCAGACTCCATAGACTGGGCCAATTTCAGAGCTGTTTCAAATGCTAACTGTGGTTCAGACTGCAATCTCCTTTGCATTTCATCATTAATGCTGCAAATTAATTTGTCTCTTACCATTTGTGTCAGAGTCGCACCATAATTACAACCTTGAGCGCGCTTCTTCGGTTCTGCCACGTATTCTCCTACTGTCTCCCTGGATTTCCTCCAATGATAGTTAAACTAAAATTGTTCTACTAAATTGCTGGGGGTTGGGCTGAAGCAGATATACGAGCTCATCAAAAGTTTTAGCTCCAGGCTTTTCAGGAGCTAACAGATTTCTCATTAAACTAAGTCTCGGCCTCTACGCTGCCGGATATAATAGCTCTCGTCTTACCTGTAATATCATTAGCAGTGAAAAAACaagataatatttttcagttttcatcccACACTGTCACTGTCTTCActacatctcacacacacacagagtctttaCTGTAATAAATCATTGCCAGAATTTCTTGTGAAGCAAGTGATTGGTTCAAGCAGCTGACTTTGAGACCCTGATCCTTTGTATAGCCATGGCAGTCAGAACTGCTATGAATATGTCAATGCAAAGCCCCATCCCAACTCCCCCCTGCATTGCATGGGGCGTTTGGGTGAGAAATGGCTCTGTCCAGCATTGACTCGTTATGGGTTGTTTGTCGCCAACATTGTCCCAGCCCTGGATCTGGTGCTTGGCCATGGTCTCAGAGGCTCTTACTGGGTATTCGTTCAGCTGGATCTAGGCAGACCAATTGTAAACCCAGATGGACCGAACcccgtgtgtgtatgtgtgtgtatgtgtttctcTCCATTAACACGTGCAGTGGGTTTAGAAGCACAGAATCCCAGGAAGCCAAAGGCACTAACCCAACCCTCATGCCCCTACACAAGGGCTTGTAGAAAATCTTAGGGGCCCCAAACTGCTATCAGCCCTGTGGCAGCCCATTATGGGGCCTGGCCCCCTCACTCGGGGGTGAGTGAGCAGGAAAGCAGGATCAGAGGGCaaaggaagaaactttcccccAAAGCATCAGTTGGACCAGGCCCATTCTGTTTGGACTCAACCCTGAGGAGCCCTGGGGTGAAGGGGATCTGTTCATCCCAAACCCACCCTGCCGAACCCCTTGGTGCCAGCAGGACCCACACGCCATAACCCAGCAGGACGGGGCCATTGGGCCAGTAAGAGCCAGCACTGAAAAGAGTCCCATTGGTTCTTGATGGCCCTTTGGCTCACGGGGTATCATGTGACTTGACTAGAGGTCCCAGTGCCCTGAGGAGAGGGCTAGAGGGTGTGggagagttagaatcatagaatatcagggttggaagagacctcaggaggtcatctagtccaaccccctgctcaaagcaggaccaatccccaactaaatcatcccagccagggctttgtcaagccgggccttaaaaacctgtaaggatggagattccacaacctccctaggtaacccacagCAAGGGGGGGAGGGTGAATGTGAGGGGTGCACTGTGTAAAGGGGCACACagtgtgggggaagaggtggatgtAGGGCACACAGAATGGAGGGAAGGAGTCTGTGTGGGGTGcacagtggggaggagggatgagTGTGGGATGGTGCGGGGCTCTGTGTGGGGTGcacagtggggaggagggatgggtgggggatggagtgggacTCGGTGTGGGGTGCACGGTGTGTGGGAGCGCTGGGTGTGGAATGCCCAGTGTGGGTGGGAAgcatgggtgggggtggggtggaatgtGTCCCTGTGGTTTGCAGGGCAATGATTCTTTCAGGGACACATGGGGTGCATCTGCGTTGCAACGGCGGgaacctcccagcctgggcacACAGGTTCTTGCTAGCTGGGCCTAAGCCAGTGCACCAAAAATAGCCATGTGGCCCTTGTGGCTCTGGTGTAGACCTGGGCTAGTtacctgagctcagacccaggggacagggtgggcttgagagcccaagcaGCTGCCTGAGCCACAAAGTCcaagctgctatttttagctgctaGCTCAAGCCTCTGTAACCAGGCTCACTCCCCctgcagcgtagacatggccACGGTTCCCTGTGCCTGCCTTCCTTCCTGGATTCCCCTCTGGCTGAAGCGTATGGAGCTGGGCTGGCTCTAGCAGCTGTGCCTGCATTCACACGAATGCCCTTCCTTTTCCCACCACTCCCTGCCCTGTGAGTGGGTGCACCAGTGGGTGATGAGGTCCCATGCTGCGGAGACAGTGGACCCCTTTGCCCCACCCTCCAGCTGGAGGAGGCTTATTTATTAAGCACGAGCTAAGGCCTTCCAGCTGAGCTTGGTGTCACTAAggttatgtctatgctgcaattagacCCACTCGGCTGGTGCATGCCAGCTgcctcaggctgcggggctgtttcattgcagtgcagctgtttgggctcaggctgcagcccgggTTTAGGGACCCCCCACCACACAGGGTCCCAGCAGcctatgagcccaagtcagctggtacaggccagccCTGGtgtctaattgtagtgtagacatgtcccgGAATCCCCAAATctgggggaggcagagagggggGCATTCTGCTCCCAGGGGCTGCCAGCTTGCTGGGAGTGCACACTGATTCCAGGACTGCTGCAGTTCCAAGCTTTCAGCTGCCCCGAATCAGCATGTAGACACAGTTCGGCACAAACGAATAACAGCAACAAGCTGCTCTCCAgaagcagctccctgcctaggGCAGTGCTACAGCAAAGGCCTCTCCTAGCCCCATGCTGGGGTCACAGCTGGATCACTGGGGGTGCCTGAAACTTCACAGCCATGACACTCAGGGAAGGGCAGATTTCATAATGATGCTTGTCCTGCCAAGAGACCTCAGCCAGCCGACCATCTTCCCGCACCACCCGCCGGTCCTAGCAACTGCCACCAACTGTGATAGCTCAGAGTAGAGCCTGACACAGCCTGAAGCCAGAGCCCTCTTATTAGCCAAGACACAGGGTCTGATAGGacaggcaggaggagaggggctgGTACATGCCCTCATCCTGGGAAGGAAAGAGCCAAGCGAACATATAGCCAAGGAGACTGGGTAGAGGGGACGCTCAGCACAATCCCCTCTTCCTTTATTACTGGTGGATAGACAGGATCAAATCTCCTCCCCTAGCCATGGTAGAGATGGTCTCTGTCTTCTTCTGGGCCACTGATGGCTTCAGCATACAGTGCCACTGTCTGCATGGGGCCTTCCTCTTCCAGAGCAGCATCCGGGGGGTGGTATATCTGGTCTTGGTCTTCCTCTGGTACCGCTGCAGACTTGGCACCCAGCGGGGCTGGCGGGTCTCCAGCGCTCCTGGGTGCTGCAAatggaggaggcagggggagcgTTAGATTTCTGGGCATGCTGAGGACGCCAGCGGAAGAAGGAGTGTCATCCCTCAGCTTGCTTACCTCTTCTGCCTTGTGCGTCACTAGATAACAGCCTCATTCCAGGATCAATATCCGCCGTTTGTTCTTCATTCTCGGGTGGCTCAATAGCTTTTATGCCCAGaatactgaaaaaaagaaatattaataataatagctcGGTCTTATATAGCCCTTTCCAgttgtgctttacaaaggaggtcagcctCATTGTACAactggggaaactggggcacagagaggggaagtgacttgcccaaggtcacccaatgcatcagtggcagagctcacAATAGAAGccaaatctcctgactcccagagttttgtaacccctcctccccctccccagtttcAGCCAGGAAATCCCTAACCTACATGGAGTAATTTGCCTCATTAGCATTTCAAACATCTTCTTGCAGGAACGTTTCACCAAATATCCCCCTAGAAGAGGCCTGGTTCCTTCCCAAGACCTCTACACACTGGTGAGTCCCCACATACATGACCAGAGCAGTGCTGCCCTGTTAGGAACATGTTCCAGCTCCTACTGGCTGTGTGATATTCCCTCACCCTGTGACTGGACAGGAGTAAAGCTGGGTGCATTATTCATTGTGAACAATATTAGATGCACCAGAATTTACTCTGTTTTGTTTGCATAGTCACGGATTGTAGCATTGGCCTAATATGCTATTTGCTGCATCGCTTGGTTGGTAATTTTCACGGAATTCATTCAATACTATATTTTTATTCATAATATGTGATTGGGTACCtaagtcacatggcattgttCCTGCTCCTTGACTGGCTACTGAAACCTATTAAACAGGAGAATAAAGAGTAGCCAATAAGGAGTGTTAGGCCAAATAACTGTTACTGCTACAATTGGTGACTATTTCAGGATTCAGAAACATTTCCATGGAAACCCAGTGTCATCTGAATTCTTGCAACTAAAGAACAAATAAACATGAATAATGCTTGGGAGTAGCAGAGACTTGTGATTTGGATTCATAAATTCATGAACTAGGATTTTCACGACTCAACCAGCTTAATTATAACCAGGAGAGAATTCAAAAGGCAAAATGATGACCAGAGGATTAATTTTGGGCCAGTACCAGATACACCAGCATGTTCATTCAAGCTGATTGTTCCTGTGATGCTTGTGAagaacaaaaatgccacaggcaaaaataaacaaactcttTTTTCCACATAATAAAATTACAAGTGTTAGCCATCTGTGAGGATGCAAACATCGTGACTGACCCGGAGGCAAATAATGAGATGAAATTCACTAGACTATCATAAATCTTAACAATGACTGATATGGAACCAATGGCTCAGTGGACAAGGGGACTTGTGTCTGTTTAGGCCTttggtgaatttggcccaatatctcTGTTGTTACATATATCCTGATTTCTGAAGGGCACCCCTTTAAAGAGGCCTCTACCCCACCTCTAATTTTGTGCTTGCATCAGACGGCACGTGCAAGTAACAGGATTTAGACCTTTTCCTACCTGCCTGGCAAATACAGAGAGGGAGTGAAACACACAGATACAGACCCCAGCCCCCGACTTATGCAATCGTTCCATTCCAGAAAGCCTTGCATAACTCGAATTTTGCATAAGTCGGAAACGTATACCCATACATTACGCAAACATTTCCACAACtcgaaaatcctatttctggcttatggaactttttctgTAAGTGCGAATTTGTGTAAGTAGGGTCTTGCATAACCCGGGGAGCGTCTGCATATATTTATTTTGGCACAGAAGCCAATTAGGAGTCAGTTATTTGCATATATGATCTAATTAATTAATATTGTCCCAAGACTCAATACACTGCTATGCccctgtgaaggggtaaatagttGTGATTTATTGATATCACATGACTGTTTTCAGCCAATCACAACCCAGGGTTTTCTGCTCTTCCAGGGATCGCTATTAAAAAGTATGCCAAATTTTGGAAAACAAGCCTCTGACAACCCCCCCAAAATCAATATCATTCTATTAAAATTTCCTGCAAATTttattgtggttttttttggaaaacaaaaacacttttggttttcgttttttttcttttctaaaaccattttcagtaaaaaatgctactgaaaaatatttggtttttcagaaaaaaaaaagggaaatttgaTTGAAAGTGATATTTTTGccatgacattttcatttttgataAAAGCCATTTTTTTGGCAACGTtacttttcaatgaaaaaacttTGTCATGCTCTAAACAACCCTAACTAACCCCAGATCTTCCACAATTAACGAACAGGCAGGATATGGCCAAATGGAAAGCAGTCATTAACCCCCCATGGCAAGGTTGGCCTCACTCATTTTTGTCTGATTGAGGAAAATCTGGGATTACCCAAGAATTCCCTCCACTACAAgaatcactgggtgaggttctctgatCTCTGTAATgtaggaggtcaggctagataatCATATGATCTCTGAATCCATGAAGAATATGTCAAATAGATATTcattcaaaaaagaaaatgcagaattTCTTATTCATTGTAGCAGAGCAtgctccctcctgactggggcttttccaggctgcacagttcccaggCCTCCACAGCtcctcctgctgggccctgaGCACCTTCCTGCCTCCCTAAGTTCTGGGCACTTCTGCAGCTTGCAGAGCCAGCCATCCCTTCTCTGGGTGCAGCTTCCAAAGCCTGGATTTTTGCATCACCAGAGGTGGGGAATTGCATTCACTTTCTCAGGCAATCCACGCAACACTGTCTACCCCAAAAGTCCATTCACGTCTGGCCCATTGTTCAGTACAGTTCTCTGCAGTTCATAACATTTCCCAGTGGTCATATCCCATCACCCCCTACAAAGAGGGTTACATTAAATCCCGACCCACAATAAAATGTAACCTTTGCATTTAACACAATGGACCTAAGAGATGCTTAAACTTAATTAGGTAAGGTTTTTCAAGGCTATTGCAAGAAATTGCCATATCAGTCACAGTGTCAATGATGATAATATTAACAATAACCATCTTACATTTGCTTCTTAATGTCCTGTTCCAAGGAACCCTCCATTTCTTTGCCTTCTTTCAGAACCTGGAACCAAAGAGCAAGTCAGCAGCAGGGGACCTTCCCCCTTCACTGGACAGCTAACGGCCTCCAGTGGGCACAGAGACAAGAGAAGCGAACCCCTCCCGCCTCCCCTGCCCTGGCCAGCAATTTTGGGCTTCGCTGTGAAATAATCCAGTCCTAGGTGGGTCAGCAGCTGTACCCGCACCGTCCCTGTTGCACTGCGGGGGTGACCAATGCACAGAGCGGCGGTGGGACCCGTTCAAGGTTGCACATTCAGCCCGCGACAGATCCCGGAACGAAACGCACCTTCCTCACCTCCCAGCCTGGCGTTCAGCCCGTGCACCCAGACCTGCCCTGGCATTACAGCAGTGCAGCGCCAGGGCTCTCTGCCACAGGTAGTTCAGGTGATGGAGACAGCCATATTCCCAGTGGGGAGCTATCCAGAGGGGCCTTGTGTGGCGGAGGGGAACTGCTGGATCTTGTTGTGGGCCAGGAGGGTGGGGGACCAGGAGAACATGGAATAACTGTGACACCGGGTATGGTGGGTTATTTTATGTTAGGGAGTCAGGACAATGGAATATGCACCACTGTATAAGGACCAGACGGGTTGGGGGGGAGTCCCAGTGCGCCAGCACAGCAGAGGTAACTGGCATGCctgcccaccccatccctgccagTGGGCAGAGAGTGATGCTTTGTCTCAGGCCAGCAGCGTGCCCTCATGCCAGCAGCCCTAGGGCTCGCAGAAGAGAAACGCTGTCTTCTCACAGCTCAGCCAGTACCCACTCTGCCTCTTgggctggggagccaggactccttcAGCTCCGATCTGGAAGGATCTGCCTTTGCTGCATGCAGGCCAGGGCGACGCAGCCTGCAGTGACCATCATTTCAAACTTGTGCAGGACTTTCATCGGGTCAGAGCAAGGCCTTGGCCAGGTCCTGCCAACACCACAGTCGCTAGCAAGGCTCAGGCCAGGCCCCGTAGTGGAAGGGGGGACTCTCCAGCTGGCCTTGGCGCTGGCCTGGCGCACCAGGACATTCATCCCCGTAGCAAAGCAAATCTTATGAACCAAGCCAGCATCCTATGCTTGTCCATGGGCACAGACCCCAGGTACTTTGCCTCAGCTGTGCTGTGTGAGTGAGAGGAGAGACTGTGTGGGCTGCTACGAAGGCTggggccaggcagcagctgcGTCTGTCCATGCTGAGGGGAATGATGAGCTGTATAAGGCGGGGGCTCCTCTAGGGTTCAGATGGGCATGTGCTAGGGCAGAGCCAGACCCCACGAGGCCCTGTGAGCAGCCTGTGATGAGCGCTGGTATTAAGTAGAGGGACGGCA
Proteins encoded:
- the PRAP1 gene encoding proline-rich acidic protein 1, giving the protein MAWLLIGIGLAVLLRVDSTPQVLKEGKEMEGSLEQDIKKQIILGIKAIEPPENEEQTADIDPGMRLLSSDAQGRRAPRSAGDPPAPLGAKSAAVPEEDQDQIYHPPDAALEEEGPMQTVALYAEAISGPEEDRDHLYHG